The candidate division KSB1 bacterium DNA window AGCAGCGTGGAAATTTGGTTGTTGATTTCACCCTTGTGCTCCACCACGCCTGTGCCCTCCCCCACCTCGTCTTTGAAAGCCAGGATCAGTTGCTCGGGGTTGTCGGTTTCAAACAACGCCTTGGTTTTGCCCTCGAACAGCTTCTTTTTCTTTTTCGCGTTACTCATCCACACTCCTCAGCTAATGACGGTACGCTCACGACAGCCCGAGGCGGGCAAAGATCGCCTCGAGATGCCGGAAATTGTGATCCAACTCGAAACACTGTGCGACTTCCTGCTCCGAAAGGTGGCGACGCACCTGTTCATCAGCCAGCAGGCGCGCCTGGAAGTCCGCTGCGGGCGCGGTGGCGGTCAAGGCGGCATTCCAAATGGCCATGGCATGCTGCTGCACCAGCCGGTAGGCCTCTTCGCGGGCCATGCCCTTGCGCGTGAGCGCGAGCAAAACCTGCTGGGAATGAATCAGGCCCCGGGTGCGCGCGAGGTTGCGCCGCATGTTTTCCGGGTAAACGTGCAGGCCGGCGACGACTTTGGTGAATTGCGCCAGCATGTAATCCAGCACGATCGTGCTGTCCGGCAGCACCACGCGCTCCACCGAGCTGTGCGAAATGTCGCGTTCATGCCACAGGGCAACGTTCTCCATGCCGGCGAGCGCGTGGCTGCGCAGCAGCCGCGCCAGGCCTGTGATGCGTTCGCAGGTAATCGGATTGCGCTTGTGCGGCATGGCCGATGAGCCCTTTTGACCGCTGGCAAACGGCTCTTCGGCCTCCAGGATTTCGGTGCGCTGCAGGTTGCGAATTTCCGTGGCGAATTTTTCCAGGGAAGCGCCGATCAACGCCAGGGTATTGAGAAATTCCGCATGGAGGTCGCGCGACACGATTTGTGTCGAGATCGCCGCCGGCCGCAACCCGAGCCGGTCGCACACATGGGCCTCGACGCGTGGATCGAGATGCGCATAGGTGCCGACCGCGCCGGAGATCTTGCCCACCGCCACGGCTTGCACCGCCTGCTGCAGGCGCTGCTGCTGCCGGCCAACTTCGTCATACCACCCCGCCAGCTTCAAGCCGAAGGTGGTCGGCTCGGCGTGCACGCCGTGCGAACGGCCAATGCAGACGGTGTATTTGTGCGCCACCGCCTGCGCGCCAATGGCTGCCCGCAGGTCCTGCAGGCGGCGCAGCAGCAGCTCCCCGGCCTGCTTGAGTTGCACGGCCAGCGCGGTGTCGAGCAGATCGGAGGAGGTCATGCCCAGGTGCAGGTAGCGGCCCTCCGGCCCCACGTTCTCCGCGACGTTGGTGAGAAAGGCGATCACATCGTGCTTGACGGTGTTTTCGATCTCCAACACGCGGCTGGGCGAATAGGCGGCTTTGGCTTTGATGGTGGCCAGCGCGGCGCGCGGCACCACACCCAGTTCGGCTTGCGCCTCGCAAGCGAGAATTTCGACCTGCAGCCAAATGGCGAGCTTGTTGTCCTCGCTCCAAATCCGGCCCATTTCGGGCAAGGTATAGCGTGCGATCATCAGCGTGCCTGGCTGGCGCGGCGGGTGGCTGTGCAAACCCTCTGCCGCGGCGAATCAAACTCGATCAAATCTGCGCCTGCTTGACCTTTTCCCAATCCTGCAGGAACCGCTTCAGACCAATATCGGTGAGCGGATGTTCGAAAAGCTGGTCAAAGACCTTCGCCGGCAGCGTGGCGATATCCGCGCCCGCCAGCGCCGCCTCCACCACATGCACCGGATGACGCAGACTCGCCGCCAGCACCTCGGTCTCGAATTCATAATTGTCGTAGATTTCGACGATGGTGCGCACCAGATCCATGCCGACGTGCGAGATGTCATCGAGCCGGCCCAGGAACGGGCTGACATAGGAGGCGCCGGCCTTGGCGGCGAGCAGGGCCTGATTCGGGCTGAAAATCAGCGTGACGTTGGTGGGAATCTTCTCACTCGACAACCGCCGCACCGCCACCAAACCCTCGCGCGTCATCGGGATTTTGACCACGATGTTCTTGTGGATTTTGGCCAGTTCGCGGCCTTCCCTAACCATGCCGTCAGCCTCCAGGGACACGACCTCTGCATTCACCGGCCCCGGCACCACCTCACAAATGTTGAGCAGGATCTGCTTGAATTCCCCCTTTTCTTTTGAGATCAGCGTGGGATTGGTGGTGACGCCATCGAGCAGGCCCATGGCTGCGATTTTTTTGATTTCGGCCAGATTAGCGGTGTCGAGAAAAAGCTTCATGTCAAACTCCAAAGTAGTGGTTGAAAAATGGTTGCTGCGGCACCGTGCGGCACGGACTTCGAGACCGGGCGCGCTTGCGCGCAGGCCAACGATCAATTGACCTTGTGAAGTTGGCGGCAGGAGCAGTCGTTCAGTTCAAGTCTTCGGCCAACATCGCTGGTCGGGAATCCATGCGCAGGCGTTCCAGCGCTGTCGCCTCTTCCGCGGGCAGAACCGTGGCGGCGGCGGGATAGAAAACCCGTTCCAGGAACAAGCCATGCGGTGGCGCAGTGGCGCCGGCATGGACGCGCTTTTGATTGGCCAGGATGGCAGCCACCTCGTCGACGGGCAGGGCGCCACGGCCGACTTCGATCAGCGTGCCGATGATGATGCGCACCATGCTGCGCAGGAAACGGTTGGCGCGCAGCCGCACGAGAATTTTCCCGTCGCTGTCCTCCCATTGCACCATCTCGACACGGCTGAGGTAATGCGGATCGTCGGTGTCGCTGGCACAAAAGGCGCGAAAATTGTGCTCGCCCAGCAGGTGTTGCGCCGCGGCCTGCATCGCCTCCAGCGCGAGGGGAAACTTGCAAAAATAGGCATAGCCGCGGCCGACCGCCACCGGATGACGGCTGAGCACGTAGAGATACTGGCGGCTCACCGCATCATAGCGGGCGTGGAACGCCTCCGGCACAAACTCCGCCTGCTTGACCACGACATCGTGCGGCAGAATGCCGTTGAGCTTGCGGGGCAGACGCTCCGGCTCCACCATCGCGGAAGTGTGAAAGTTGACGACCTGGTTAAGCGCATGCACCCCGGCATCGGTGCGGCCGGCGACATGCAGCCCGACCTCTTCTTTCAACAAAATTTTGAGGGCGCGCTGCAATTCGCTTTGCACCGTGCGCCGATGGGGCTGGGTTTGCCAGCCGCAAAAATTACTGCCGTCGTATTCCACAATCAGTTTGATATTCGGCATGCCAGCATCAGGAAAGATGGAAAGCCAGCAGACTGAGACCCGCCGTCACCGCGAGGGCGGCCCAGTCGCGTTTCCGCCACGCCAACTCACGATAACTCACCCGGCCCTCGCCGCCTTGATAGCAACGCGCCTCCATTGCCACTGCCAGCTCATCGGCACGGCTGAAGGTGGCGACAAACAGCGGCACCAGCATGGGCACGAGCGCCTGCACACGCTGCCGCAGGCTGCCCGCAAAACGGGCGCCGCGCGCAAGCTGCGCCCGCTGAATGCGCTGTGCCTCTTCCACAATCGTCGGCACAAAGCGCAACGCCATGGTGGTCATCAGCGCCAGTTCGTGCACGGGAAACCGCAGCCGCTGCATGGGCCGCAGCAGTCGCTCCAAGCCATCGGTCAAATCCGTGGGAATCGTGGTGTTCGACAAGAGCGCTGCCACAATCACCAGCAGCCCAAGTCGCAGGGCGTATTGCATCCCCCGCGCCACACCGTGCCACGAAAAAACGACGCCCCCCTCCGCCTCTGGGGCAGTGGCACTGGTCAACGCGTGCAGGAGAATGGTAATCCCAAACAGCCAGAGGAAAGCCCGCAGGTTGCTCAAAAAAATGCGCAACGGGATGCGTGTGCCGCTTATGGCCGCCAGGAGCAGAGCCGTCCACAGCAGCAGTGCCGGCCAGGATTCCGCCCGCATGATCGTGAACATGATAACAACGCTTGCGAGCAGCTTGGCGCGTGGATCAAGCCGGTGAACGATCGAGTCTGCCGGGATGTATCTACCGAGGGTAATATTCTGCCATAAACTCATAAACCGCTTGGT harbors:
- the fsa gene encoding fructose-6-phosphate aldolase, which produces MKLFLDTANLAEIKKIAAMGLLDGVTTNPTLISKEKGEFKQILLNICEVVPGPVNAEVVSLEADGMVREGRELAKIHKNIVVKIPMTREGLVAVRRLSSEKIPTNVTLIFSPNQALLAAKAGASYVSPFLGRLDDISHVGMDLVRTIVEIYDNYEFETEVLAASLRHPVHVVEAALAGADIATLPAKVFDQLFEHPLTDIGLKRFLQDWEKVKQAQI
- a CDS encoding energy-coupling factor transporter transmembrane protein EcfT, whose product is MSLWQNITLGRYIPADSIVHRLDPRAKLLASVVIMFTIMRAESWPALLLWTALLLAAISGTRIPLRIFLSNLRAFLWLFGITILLHALTSATAPEAEGGVVFSWHGVARGMQYALRLGLLVIVAALLSNTTIPTDLTDGLERLLRPMQRLRFPVHELALMTTMALRFVPTIVEEAQRIQRAQLARGARFAGSLRQRVQALVPMLVPLFVATFSRADELAVAMEARCYQGGEGRVSYRELAWRKRDWAALAVTAGLSLLAFHLS
- the truA gene encoding tRNA pseudouridine(38-40) synthase TruA, giving the protein MPNIKLIVEYDGSNFCGWQTQPHRRTVQSELQRALKILLKEEVGLHVAGRTDAGVHALNQVVNFHTSAMVEPERLPRKLNGILPHDVVVKQAEFVPEAFHARYDAVSRQYLYVLSRHPVAVGRGYAYFCKFPLALEAMQAAAQHLLGEHNFRAFCASDTDDPHYLSRVEMVQWEDSDGKILVRLRANRFLRSMVRIIIGTLIEVGRGALPVDEVAAILANQKRVHAGATAPPHGLFLERVFYPAAATVLPAEEATALERLRMDSRPAMLAEDLN
- the purB gene encoding adenylosuccinate lyase; its protein translation is MIARYTLPEMGRIWSEDNKLAIWLQVEILACEAQAELGVVPRAALATIKAKAAYSPSRVLEIENTVKHDVIAFLTNVAENVGPEGRYLHLGMTSSDLLDTALAVQLKQAGELLLRRLQDLRAAIGAQAVAHKYTVCIGRSHGVHAEPTTFGLKLAGWYDEVGRQQQRLQQAVQAVAVGKISGAVGTYAHLDPRVEAHVCDRLGLRPAAISTQIVSRDLHAEFLNTLALIGASLEKFATEIRNLQRTEILEAEEPFASGQKGSSAMPHKRNPITCERITGLARLLRSHALAGMENVALWHERDISHSSVERVVLPDSTIVLDYMLAQFTKVVAGLHVYPENMRRNLARTRGLIHSQQVLLALTRKGMAREEAYRLVQQHAMAIWNAALTATAPAADFQARLLADEQVRRHLSEQEVAQCFELDHNFRHLEAIFARLGLS